The Chryseolinea soli genome contains a region encoding:
- a CDS encoding D-alanyl-D-alanine carboxypeptidase/D-alanyl-D-alanine-endopeptidase, whose translation MRTFQRYVLMIGAMGFFFSCSPLAPRKLDQLFHSTEANFHDHTGFMLYDLEQKKSVYAFNADKYFTPASNTKIFTFYTSLTLLGDSLPALRYVETADSLIFWGTGDPSFLYKNVFDNGRVFNFLKQSGKNLYFSGSNFYTTTFGSGWAWDDYNSAYSAERFSFPVYGNLVSVKSKNNRLDLQPPFFKNNFTTGDVEEETKVIRKVESNDFKFYPSPKGTFEDDIPFRADADLVSRLLTDTLKRTVTTVNKALNKDARVLYSMPVDSVYRVMMQQSDNFIAEQLLLMSAGVISDSLQPEIAIRYMKKNALSDLSNEPEWVDGSGLSRYNLFTPHLVVQLWEKIYAKVPRERLFPMLATGGKPGTLRNWYKADKPYVFGKTGSLSNNHCLSGFLVTKRGKTVIFSFMNSDYTVASSEVRKNMQTILNLIYENY comes from the coding sequence ATGCGAACCTTCCAGCGCTATGTGTTGATGATTGGGGCCATGGGATTTTTTTTCTCCTGCTCGCCGCTGGCCCCGCGCAAACTTGACCAGTTGTTTCACAGCACGGAAGCAAACTTTCACGACCATACGGGATTCATGCTCTATGACCTGGAACAAAAAAAGAGCGTGTACGCCTTTAATGCGGACAAATATTTCACGCCGGCCTCCAACACAAAGATCTTCACCTTCTATACCAGCCTGACCCTGCTGGGCGACTCACTACCCGCGTTGCGTTATGTGGAAACCGCGGACTCGCTTATTTTTTGGGGCACGGGCGATCCATCGTTCCTTTATAAAAATGTTTTCGACAACGGCCGGGTCTTCAACTTCTTAAAGCAGTCCGGCAAGAACCTCTATTTTTCAGGATCAAATTTTTACACCACCACCTTTGGTTCGGGATGGGCGTGGGACGATTACAACAGCGCGTATTCTGCCGAACGTTTTTCGTTTCCCGTCTATGGCAACCTGGTGTCGGTGAAATCGAAAAACAATCGCCTCGATCTTCAACCGCCCTTTTTCAAAAATAACTTTACCACGGGCGATGTGGAGGAAGAAACCAAAGTGATCCGGAAAGTAGAGAGCAACGATTTTAAATTTTACCCCTCTCCAAAAGGAACATTCGAAGACGACATTCCTTTTCGCGCAGACGCCGACCTGGTGTCGAGACTCTTGACCGACACCTTGAAAAGAACGGTAACCACGGTGAACAAGGCCCTCAACAAAGATGCGCGTGTGCTGTATAGCATGCCCGTCGACAGCGTTTACCGGGTCATGATGCAGCAAAGCGACAATTTCATTGCCGAGCAGCTGTTGTTGATGAGTGCGGGCGTGATCAGCGATAGCTTGCAGCCGGAGATCGCGATCCGCTATATGAAAAAAAATGCGCTGAGTGATCTGTCAAACGAACCCGAGTGGGTCGATGGTTCGGGACTTTCGCGTTATAATTTATTCACGCCACACCTGGTTGTGCAGCTGTGGGAGAAAATCTACGCCAAGGTGCCGCGCGAAAGACTCTTTCCGATGCTGGCCACCGGCGGCAAGCCCGGCACGCTGCGCAATTGGTACAAGGCCGACAAGCCTTATGTTTTTGGAAAAACAGGTTCGCTAAGCAACAATCATTGCCTGAGCGGTTTCCTGGTGACGAAGCGGGGAAAGACCGTGATCTTCTCGTTTATGAACAGCGACTACACGGTGGCTTCCAGCGAAGTGCGAAAAAATATGCAGACTATCTTGAATTTAATTTATGAGAACTACTAA